One region of Kytococcus sedentarius DSM 20547 genomic DNA includes:
- a CDS encoding ABC transporter substrate-binding protein gives MNRSVVRAAALAGSALLALTACSAGSQNSDGGQSSSGSSSQGSDGASGPSDETVTLGLVAEPATLDFRTGDGAAIPQLLLGNVYETLVTVDPESGEIVDALAESHEISKDRLTYTFTLPTDRTFSDGSELTAQDVVSSIEAVQGTAWTSSLKSQMDVVESAEATDDHTVEVTLSEPSNSWLYAMTTRVGAIFPSETDAELATDPVGSGPYDVTDWKRGDRITLERREDFMGEKPHFATAVFRYFKDGTALNNAMLTGDIDIETTVQAPESLSQFEGKDGLQVIEGTTNGEVVLSFNHGNATMQSEPLRQAIRHAIDHQALLDTCWAGKGELIGSMVPPTDPWYTDRTGDFPHDLEKAKALVEEAGVDRPLRLRVPTLPYATECGQVVKSQLEEAGLQVTLDQLEFPASWLEQVYSSADYDLSIVAHVEPRDLGNVFGNPEYYLRYENPELTKALQAADAGTQEEQTEQMRKAAEIISTDAAADFLFLLPNLVVADADIQGIPTNAVTEGFDLTALRR, from the coding sequence GTGAACCGTTCCGTCGTCCGCGCCGCAGCCCTCGCCGGAAGCGCCCTGCTCGCCCTGACCGCCTGCAGCGCCGGTAGTCAGAACTCCGACGGTGGCCAGAGCTCCTCGGGCTCCTCCAGTCAGGGATCCGATGGGGCCAGCGGCCCCTCGGACGAGACCGTCACCCTGGGCCTGGTGGCCGAGCCCGCCACGTTGGACTTCCGCACCGGTGACGGTGCCGCGATCCCGCAGCTGCTGCTCGGCAACGTCTACGAGACCCTCGTGACCGTCGACCCCGAGTCCGGCGAGATCGTCGACGCCCTGGCCGAGTCCCACGAGATCTCGAAGGACCGCCTCACCTACACCTTCACCCTGCCGACCGACCGCACCTTCTCCGACGGCAGCGAGCTCACCGCGCAGGACGTGGTCTCCAGCATCGAGGCCGTGCAGGGCACGGCCTGGACCAGCTCGCTGAAGTCCCAGATGGACGTCGTCGAATCCGCCGAGGCCACCGACGACCACACCGTGGAGGTCACCCTGTCCGAGCCCAGCAACAGCTGGCTGTACGCGATGACCACCCGCGTCGGCGCGATCTTCCCCAGCGAGACCGATGCGGAGCTGGCCACCGACCCGGTCGGCTCCGGCCCGTACGACGTCACGGACTGGAAGCGCGGTGACCGCATCACCCTGGAGCGCCGCGAGGACTTCATGGGCGAGAAGCCCCACTTCGCCACCGCCGTGTTCCGCTACTTCAAGGACGGCACCGCGCTGAACAACGCGATGCTCACCGGCGACATCGACATCGAGACCACCGTGCAGGCGCCGGAGTCCCTCAGCCAGTTCGAGGGCAAGGACGGCCTGCAGGTCATCGAGGGCACCACCAACGGCGAGGTCGTGCTCAGCTTCAACCACGGCAACGCCACCATGCAGTCTGAGCCGCTGCGCCAGGCGATCCGCCACGCCATCGACCACCAGGCGCTGCTGGACACCTGCTGGGCGGGCAAGGGCGAGCTGATCGGCTCCATGGTGCCGCCCACCGACCCCTGGTACACCGACCGCACCGGCGACTTCCCCCACGACCTGGAGAAGGCCAAGGCCCTGGTGGAGGAGGCCGGCGTCGACCGCCCCCTGCGCCTGCGCGTGCCGACCCTGCCGTACGCCACCGAGTGTGGACAGGTGGTGAAGTCCCAGCTGGAGGAGGCCGGGCTGCAGGTGACCCTCGACCAGCTGGAGTTCCCCGCATCGTGGCTGGAGCAGGTGTACTCGAGCGCCGACTACGACCTGTCCATCGTCGCCCACGTGGAGCCGCGCGACCTCGGCAACGTGTTCGGCAACCCCGAGTACTACCTGCGCTACGAGAACCCCGAGCTGACCAAGGCCCTGCAGGCCGCGGACGCCGGCACGCAGGAGGAGCAGACCGAGCAGATGAGGAAGGCGGCCGAGATCATCAGCACCGACGCGGCCGCGGACTTCCTCTTCCTGCTGCCCAACCTGGTGGTGGCCGACGCCGACATCCAGGGCATCCCCACCAACGCCGTCACCGAGGGGTTCGACCTCACCGCCCTGCGCCGATGA
- a CDS encoding ABC transporter permease: MLLRLASRFAVLLVSLAVASLIVFAVMAVLPGDPARVALGLNASEESVAQMREEFGLDRPWPVRYTEWVTGLLTLDLGQSYLSRAEIAPQLVDRFAVTLWLVGTAMALAVLVAVPLGAVMALRHRSGVGVVLSAASQVGMAVPAFLAGILLIALFAVRLGWLPSGGWTPPIEGAGEFLRKLVLPAVSLALVQAAILARYVRNAVLEVMDTDFIRTARAKGLTRGRALARHGWRNAAVPVVTVLGLSLTSMLVGAVVIERVFVIPGVGSMLVDAVAQRDLILVQDVVMVLVAMVLVVNFLVDVLYVVIDPRIGGRA, from the coding sequence ATGCTGCTGCGCCTGGCCTCCCGCTTCGCCGTCCTGCTGGTCAGCCTGGCGGTGGCGAGCCTCATCGTCTTCGCCGTGATGGCGGTGCTGCCCGGTGACCCGGCGCGGGTGGCCCTGGGGCTGAACGCCTCCGAGGAGTCCGTGGCGCAGATGCGGGAGGAGTTCGGGCTCGACCGCCCCTGGCCGGTGCGCTACACCGAGTGGGTGACCGGCCTGCTGACCCTGGACTTGGGGCAGTCCTACCTCTCGAGGGCGGAGATCGCCCCGCAGCTGGTGGACCGTTTCGCGGTCACCCTGTGGCTGGTGGGCACGGCGATGGCGCTCGCGGTGCTGGTCGCCGTGCCGCTGGGGGCCGTGATGGCCCTGCGGCACCGGTCCGGCGTGGGCGTGGTGCTCTCCGCGGCCAGCCAGGTGGGCATGGCGGTGCCGGCCTTCCTGGCGGGCATCCTGCTCATTGCCCTGTTCGCGGTGCGGTTGGGGTGGCTGCCTTCCGGCGGGTGGACTCCCCCCATCGAGGGGGCGGGGGAGTTCCTGCGCAAGCTGGTGCTGCCCGCGGTCTCGCTGGCGCTGGTGCAGGCGGCGATCCTGGCCCGCTACGTGCGCAACGCCGTGCTGGAGGTGATGGACACCGACTTCATCCGCACCGCGCGGGCCAAGGGGCTCACCCGGGGGCGGGCGCTGGCGCGCCACGGGTGGCGGAACGCCGCGGTGCCGGTGGTGACCGTGCTGGGCCTGTCGCTGACCTCGATGCTGGTGGGGGCCGTGGTCATCGAGCGCGTCTTCGTGATCCCCGGGGTGGGCTCGATGCTGGTGGACGCCGTCGCGCAGCGCGACCTGATCCTGGTGCAGGACGTGGTCATGGTGCTGGTGGCCATGGTGCTGGTGGTCAACTTCCTGGTGGACGTGCTGTACGTGGTGATCGACCCCCGCATCGGAGGACGCGCATGA
- a CDS encoding VOC family protein, with the protein MSRIQLALTVSDVEQSVTFYSQLLGTAPHKRRRGYANFAVAEPPLKLVLIEGTPNATPPSDAPNTSPAADAAPGCCTTAPGSLNHLGIEVASVDEVRAARERLTTAGLATFDEDDTTCCYARQGKVWVHDPDGIEWEVYTITDDDPADALPPTAHREDPR; encoded by the coding sequence ATGTCGCGCATCCAGCTGGCCCTCACCGTCAGCGACGTCGAGCAGTCCGTCACCTTCTACAGCCAGCTCCTCGGCACCGCGCCACACAAACGCCGCCGGGGGTACGCGAACTTCGCCGTCGCCGAGCCGCCGCTGAAGCTGGTGCTCATCGAGGGCACGCCGAACGCCACCCCGCCGAGCGATGCCCCGAACACCTCGCCGGCTGCGGACGCCGCACCCGGGTGCTGCACCACCGCGCCGGGCTCGCTCAACCACCTCGGCATCGAGGTCGCGTCCGTCGATGAGGTGCGCGCCGCCCGCGAGCGCCTCACCACCGCCGGCCTGGCCACCTTCGACGAGGACGACACCACCTGCTGCTACGCCCGGCAGGGCAAGGTCTGGGTGCACGACCCCGACGGAATCGAGTGGGAGGTCTACACGATCACCGACGACGACCCCGCCGACGCCCTGCCCCCGACCGCCCACCGAGAGGACCCCCGGTGA
- a CDS encoding alanine/glycine:cation symporter family protein — protein sequence MDALATTISDINGRYWYLVIVLLVIAGVWFTLRTGVVQLRLLPEMVRNILEKPGSDSDDGISAFRAFTVSAASRVGTGNVAGVAVAIAVGGPGAVFWMWVLAIIGGATAFVESTLAQLYKVKGGDGYVGGPAYYIRDGLGWKPVAVLFAVIITFTYGFVFNAVQSNSISYSLQDTLSGVENIALITGLVLAGLTGVVIFGGVKRVSAVTEVIVPVMATLYILVALVVVALNITEVPAMFAHIVGHALGFKEVAGAGIGAALMQGMRRGLFSNEAGMGSVPNAAATASVSHPAKQGLVQALGVYFDTIIVCSATAFVILLSNPQFGVDDPQGIGLTQSALQEQVGSWAGPFLSVVIFFLAWSSILGNSYYGEANIRFLAGKRNAQLAIIVFRVLVVLCVVGGALGSVALVWNLADLVMGFMATINLIAILPLGGLAIAMLKNYDDQRKQGEEPVFRRSELPQARNVSLWGDGMGMPEVRSAAGEKR from the coding sequence ATGGATGCTCTCGCCACCACCATCTCCGACATCAACGGGCGCTACTGGTACCTGGTGATCGTGCTCCTGGTCATCGCCGGTGTCTGGTTCACCCTCCGCACCGGCGTCGTGCAGCTGCGCCTGCTGCCGGAGATGGTGCGCAACATCCTGGAGAAGCCCGGCTCGGACTCCGACGACGGCATCTCCGCCTTCCGCGCCTTCACCGTCTCCGCGGCCTCCCGCGTGGGCACCGGCAACGTGGCCGGGGTGGCCGTGGCCATCGCCGTCGGTGGCCCCGGGGCGGTGTTCTGGATGTGGGTGCTGGCCATCATCGGCGGTGCAACGGCCTTCGTCGAGTCCACCCTGGCCCAGCTGTACAAGGTCAAGGGCGGGGACGGGTACGTCGGTGGGCCGGCGTACTACATCCGCGACGGGCTGGGCTGGAAGCCGGTGGCCGTGCTCTTTGCCGTGATCATCACGTTCACCTACGGCTTCGTCTTCAACGCCGTGCAGTCCAACTCGATCAGCTACTCGCTGCAGGACACGCTCTCCGGGGTGGAGAACATCGCTCTGATCACCGGCCTGGTGCTGGCGGGGCTGACCGGCGTGGTCATCTTCGGTGGCGTGAAGCGGGTCTCGGCGGTCACCGAGGTCATCGTGCCGGTCATGGCCACGCTGTACATCCTGGTGGCCCTGGTGGTCGTGGCGCTGAACATCACCGAGGTGCCGGCCATGTTCGCGCACATCGTGGGCCACGCGCTGGGCTTCAAGGAGGTCGCGGGGGCCGGCATCGGCGCGGCGCTGATGCAGGGCATGCGCCGCGGCCTGTTCTCCAACGAGGCCGGTATGGGTTCGGTGCCCAACGCGGCGGCGACGGCCTCGGTGAGCCACCCGGCCAAGCAGGGTCTGGTGCAGGCCCTGGGCGTCTACTTCGACACCATCATCGTCTGCTCGGCCACGGCCTTCGTGATCCTGCTGTCCAACCCCCAGTTCGGCGTCGACGACCCGCAGGGAATCGGCCTCACCCAGAGCGCCCTGCAGGAGCAGGTGGGCAGCTGGGCCGGGCCGTTCCTGTCGGTGGTCATCTTCTTCCTGGCGTGGTCCTCCATCCTGGGCAACAGTTACTACGGGGAGGCCAACATCCGGTTCCTGGCCGGCAAGCGCAACGCCCAGCTGGCCATCATCGTCTTCCGCGTGCTGGTGGTGCTGTGCGTGGTCGGCGGCGCGCTCGGCTCGGTGGCGCTGGTGTGGAACCTGGCCGACCTGGTGATGGGCTTCATGGCCACCATCAACCTCATCGCCATCCTGCCGCTGGGCGGTCTGGCCATCGCGATGCTCAAGAACTACGACGATCAGCGCAAGCAGGGCGAGGAGCCCGTGTTCCGCCGCTCCGAGCTGCCGCAGGCCCGGAACGTCTCGCTGTGGGGTGACGGCATGGGCATGCCCGAGGTCCGCTCCGCCGCGGGGGAGAAGCGGTGA
- a CDS encoding carboxymuconolactone decarboxylase family protein, which translates to MPRLDLSRSHRMGFAAVLGLETYCRTHLDNRLYELVKLRASLLNRCAHCIEMHSAALRKREEPQEVLDALDRTPLPQEHFTPAELAALALTDAATRLGEEGVPDAVWEAAASHYDDKQLGHLVLAIATINVWNRIAITTRLDA; encoded by the coding sequence ATGCCCCGTCTCGATCTCTCCCGCAGCCACCGGATGGGCTTCGCCGCCGTCCTCGGGCTGGAGACCTACTGCCGCACGCACCTGGACAACCGGCTGTACGAGCTCGTGAAGCTGCGTGCCTCGCTGCTCAACCGGTGCGCCCACTGCATCGAGATGCACTCCGCCGCCCTGCGCAAGCGCGAAGAGCCCCAGGAGGTCCTCGACGCGTTGGACCGCACCCCGCTGCCGCAGGAGCACTTCACCCCTGCCGAGCTGGCCGCCCTCGCGCTGACCGATGCGGCGACGCGGCTGGGCGAGGAGGGTGTCCCCGATGCGGTGTGGGAGGCCGCAGCGTCCCACTACGACGACAAGCAGCTGGGCCACCTCGTCCTGGCCATCGCCACCATCAACGTGTGGAACCGCATTGCCATCACCACCAGACTGGACGCGTGA
- a CDS encoding oxidoreductase produces the protein MPRPVALFEPLTLRDLEVRHRAWVAAMCQYSCDPVTAPGVPNDWHLVHLGAFATGGASMIVTEAAAVTPEGRISPHDAGIWNDEQVAGWRRVNDFVHGLGTGVTTAVQLAHAGRKASTWRPFDTEGRTGSVPVGADAEGRADSVETAGWQTVAPTDAPFGEYAAPRALTDAEVRATVTAFGDAAERAVAAGFDAVEIHGAHGYLVHQFISPLVNTRTDAWGGSEEGRHRFGLEVVREVRARVPDSMPVLLRISATDWEDVEGDVASLQRFVVAAAELGVDFVDVSSGGNLPAPKIVSGPGYQVRFATAMREALREAGFEVPVGAVGEISSPHQAETIVGQEQADAVLLARAALADPHWWMRAASELGAQPVTIGQYERARVDRLA, from the coding sequence ATGCCCCGCCCCGTCGCCCTGTTCGAGCCGCTCACGCTGCGCGATCTGGAGGTCCGCCACCGGGCGTGGGTGGCCGCGATGTGCCAGTACTCCTGCGACCCCGTGACCGCGCCCGGCGTGCCCAACGACTGGCACCTGGTGCACCTGGGTGCCTTCGCCACCGGCGGAGCCTCGATGATCGTGACCGAGGCAGCGGCCGTCACCCCCGAGGGCCGAATCTCCCCCCACGACGCGGGGATCTGGAACGACGAGCAGGTGGCCGGCTGGCGCCGCGTGAACGACTTCGTGCACGGCCTGGGCACGGGCGTGACCACCGCGGTGCAGCTCGCGCACGCCGGGCGCAAGGCCTCCACCTGGCGGCCGTTCGACACCGAGGGGCGCACGGGCTCGGTACCGGTGGGGGCCGATGCGGAGGGGCGCGCTGACAGCGTCGAGACCGCCGGCTGGCAGACCGTGGCGCCCACCGACGCGCCGTTCGGTGAGTACGCCGCGCCCCGCGCGCTGACCGATGCGGAGGTCCGCGCCACCGTGACCGCGTTCGGCGACGCGGCCGAGCGCGCTGTGGCAGCCGGCTTCGACGCGGTCGAGATCCACGGTGCCCACGGGTACCTGGTGCACCAGTTCATCTCGCCGTTGGTGAACACGCGCACCGACGCCTGGGGTGGCTCCGAGGAGGGCCGCCACCGCTTCGGCCTGGAGGTGGTGCGCGAGGTGCGCGCCCGCGTGCCGGACTCGATGCCGGTGCTGCTGCGCATCTCCGCGACCGACTGGGAGGACGTCGAGGGCGACGTGGCCTCGCTGCAGCGGTTCGTGGTGGCCGCGGCGGAACTGGGGGTCGACTTCGTGGACGTCTCCAGCGGTGGCAACCTGCCGGCGCCGAAGATCGTTTCCGGGCCGGGCTACCAGGTGCGCTTCGCGACCGCCATGCGCGAGGCGTTGCGGGAGGCCGGGTTCGAGGTACCGGTGGGGGCGGTGGGTGAGATCAGCTCGCCGCACCAAGCCGAGACGATCGTCGGGCAGGAGCAGGCCGATGCGGTGCTCCTCGCGCGGGCGGCTCTGGCGGACCCGCACTGGTGGATGCGCGCCGCATCGGAGCTGGGGGCGCAGCCGGTGACCATCGGGCAGTACGAGCGGGCCCGGGTGGACCGGCTGGCCTGA
- a CDS encoding arsenate-mycothiol transferase ArsC translates to MTIIGTAQQYEHAVERLASEFDAVFTRDEVARELHAVREDMEATARVRDHIPVLAERYAKENLQALAHARGATVTGHPVVMFVSPRNASATQMAAVMTDKYSGGRIHVLSGGVRRAEEIAPAVIQVMQEHGIDTTTLYPRAVNRDVLHAADVVVSIASPDLGEDFTAKQHMDWHITLDEDDVESVRATRDELKVRVDALIESLLGEGSVLSPEEAAAYQATKQGSRTQAPTTAREAQPA, encoded by the coding sequence ATGACCATCATCGGCACCGCCCAGCAGTACGAGCACGCGGTGGAGCGACTGGCCAGCGAGTTCGACGCCGTGTTCACCCGCGATGAGGTGGCCCGCGAGCTGCACGCCGTCCGCGAGGACATGGAGGCCACCGCCAGGGTCCGCGACCACATCCCGGTGCTGGCCGAGCGCTACGCCAAGGAGAACCTCCAGGCCCTGGCCCACGCCCGCGGCGCCACGGTCACTGGGCACCCAGTGGTGATGTTCGTCAGCCCGCGCAACGCCAGCGCCACCCAGATGGCCGCCGTGATGACGGACAAGTACTCCGGCGGCCGCATCCACGTGCTCTCCGGCGGGGTCCGCCGCGCCGAGGAGATCGCCCCCGCCGTGATCCAGGTGATGCAGGAGCACGGCATCGACACCACCACCCTGTACCCGCGCGCCGTGAACCGTGACGTGCTCCACGCCGCCGACGTGGTGGTGAGCATCGCCAGCCCCGACCTGGGCGAGGACTTCACCGCCAAGCAGCACATGGACTGGCACATCACCCTGGACGAGGACGACGTCGAGTCCGTGCGCGCCACCCGCGACGAGCTCAAGGTCCGCGTGGACGCGCTGATCGAGTCCCTCCTGGGCGAGGGTTCCGTCCTTTCGCCCGAGGAGGCCGCCGCCTACCAGGCCACCAAGCAGGGCAGCCGCACCCAAGCCCCCACCACGGCCCGCGAGGCCCAGCCCGCCTGA
- a CDS encoding ArsR/SmtB family transcription factor yields MDVNVCCGGLPVAISDAEAEHTASVMKALGHPARVRLVAAIRAADGGEACVCDLQEVVDLAQPTVSHHLKVLVDAGLLTREKRGQWAWYALDQQAWAAVGGSSPESRHE; encoded by the coding sequence ATGGACGTCAATGTGTGCTGTGGTGGGCTCCCGGTGGCGATCTCGGACGCGGAGGCCGAGCACACGGCATCGGTCATGAAGGCGCTCGGGCACCCGGCGCGGGTGCGGCTGGTGGCCGCCATCCGTGCGGCCGACGGTGGCGAGGCGTGCGTGTGCGACCTGCAGGAGGTGGTCGACCTGGCGCAGCCGACGGTCAGCCACCACCTCAAGGTGCTGGTCGATGCGGGGCTGCTGACGCGCGAGAAGCGGGGGCAGTGGGCCTGGTACGCACTCGACCAGCAGGCGTGGGCGGCGGTGGGGGGCTCTTCGCCTGAGTCGCGGCACGAGTGA
- a CDS encoding ABC transporter ATP-binding protein, with protein sequence MQLQASGLTKRYGSRTALDAVDLTLEPGVFGLLGPNGAGKSTLMSILATHVAPTAGSLAIGDHRVFEGQRPGPGLEGARRLIGYLPQKFTIMSFSSVRRNVEVAAWAQGVDAAGVPAAASRALARVGLADRAESRARSLSGGMRQRLGIACALAHDPQVVLLDEPTAALDPVQRAGLRDDLAELGRDRIVVVTTHIVEDIAHIAHRTVVMDHGAFRFDGTVADLAGLGGADAVSPLEAGYRAVLADAVAAA encoded by the coding sequence GTGCAACTGCAGGCCTCAGGGCTCACCAAGAGATACGGCAGCAGGACCGCCCTCGATGCGGTCGACCTCACCCTCGAGCCCGGCGTGTTCGGTCTGCTGGGGCCGAACGGAGCGGGCAAGAGCACGCTGATGTCGATCCTCGCCACGCACGTCGCACCGACCGCCGGTTCGCTGGCCATCGGGGACCATCGCGTCTTCGAGGGTCAGCGGCCCGGCCCGGGTCTGGAGGGGGCCCGCCGCCTCATCGGCTACCTGCCGCAGAAGTTCACGATCATGAGTTTCTCCAGTGTCCGCCGCAACGTGGAGGTCGCGGCGTGGGCGCAGGGGGTCGATGCGGCGGGGGTGCCTGCCGCCGCGAGCCGTGCTCTGGCACGGGTTGGCCTGGCGGACCGCGCCGAATCACGCGCCCGCTCCCTGTCTGGCGGTATGCGGCAGCGCCTCGGCATCGCCTGTGCCCTCGCCCACGACCCGCAGGTGGTGCTCTTGGACGAGCCCACCGCGGCTCTGGACCCGGTGCAGCGAGCCGGGTTGCGCGACGACTTGGCTGAGCTGGGGCGCGATCGCATCGTGGTGGTCACCACCCACATCGTCGAGGACATCGCCCACATCGCCCACCGCACCGTCGTGATGGACCACGGGGCCTTCCGCTTCGACGGCACGGTGGCCGACCTGGCGGGCCTCGGCGGGGCCGATGCCGTGTCCCCCCTCGAGGCGGGCTACCGCGCCGTCCTGGCTGACGCGGTGGCTGCGGCATGA